The Roseovarius indicus genome has a segment encoding these proteins:
- a CDS encoding IS110 family transposase: MTYYIGLDVSVENTAICVIDATGHIEKEFSARCHPDNLATVLDPFSKMIGAIGLEAGPMSAFLADGLKQRGLDSVLMETRRDHAALSAVPVKTDRRDARGIAELLRMGWFQPVHLKIPVARDLRLMLSARDTLGRRVRELDNSVRGLVRGFGLRVPTGARGRFCDLVRDPIADNPVLEAAISPLLSARDAMAEEFTKLDKLVRDQSRNDDVCRRLMTIPGVGAVVAMTFRAAIDDPKRFRSSKSVGACFGLTSRRYQSGETDRVTSITKAGDASVRAALYEAAHVMLVRTNRWTPLKAWVMRVSARRCAKRAKIALARKLAVIMHRMWIDGTEFRTA, translated from the coding sequence ATGACTTACTATATTGGACTTGATGTTTCAGTCGAAAACACAGCCATTTGCGTGATTGACGCCACTGGCCACATCGAAAAGGAATTTTCTGCGCGCTGCCATCCTGATAATCTCGCAACAGTGCTTGATCCGTTTTCTAAGATGATTGGCGCAATTGGCCTCGAAGCTGGACCCATGTCAGCTTTTCTGGCCGATGGGCTGAAGCAGAGAGGTCTGGACAGCGTTTTGATGGAGACGCGACGGGACCATGCGGCATTGTCTGCCGTTCCGGTCAAGACGGATCGTCGGGATGCCCGCGGGATCGCCGAGTTACTTCGAATGGGTTGGTTTCAACCGGTTCATTTGAAGATCCCTGTTGCCCGGGACCTGCGGTTGATGCTGTCGGCGCGCGATACTCTGGGTCGTCGTGTCCGCGAACTCGACAATTCGGTTCGCGGCCTTGTTCGAGGGTTTGGCTTGAGGGTTCCTACAGGAGCGCGAGGCCGATTTTGTGATCTGGTTCGCGACCCGATCGCAGACAACCCGGTGCTGGAGGCGGCAATCTCCCCGCTCCTATCAGCACGCGATGCGATGGCAGAGGAGTTTACCAAATTGGACAAGTTGGTTCGGGATCAGTCTCGCAACGATGACGTCTGCCGTCGCCTTATGACCATTCCCGGCGTAGGTGCCGTGGTCGCGATGACGTTCCGAGCCGCTATCGACGACCCGAAACGATTTCGTTCATCAAAGTCGGTGGGTGCCTGCTTTGGCCTGACGTCGCGACGATACCAATCCGGCGAAACTGATCGGGTCACGTCGATCACCAAGGCTGGCGATGCAAGTGTGCGGGCTGCGCTCTATGAAGCAGCGCATGTGATGCTCGTGAGAACCAACCGGTGGACCCCGCTCAAGGCATGGGTGATGCGCGTTTCCGCTCGACGGTGCGCAAAGCGCGCCAAGATTGCTCTCGCGAGAAAATTGGCCGTCATCATGCACCGGATGTGGATAGACGGCACAGAGTTCCGAACCGCCTGA
- a CDS encoding IS3 family transposase (programmed frameshift), whose protein sequence is MSKRKQHAPEFKAKVALEALKGEETAAELASRFGVHPTMIHQWKRGLLEGASGVFERGGRKRPEIDEEQVKELHAKIGELAVANFFFGTKAEALGREVRRGMIEPDHPQLSIGQQCRLLSIARSSYYDEPKGETAQNLGLMRQIDEQFLETPFFGVRQMTWHLRNDGHLVKEKRIRRLMRLMGLMPIYQKPNTSRPAKGHKTYPYLLKGLHVDRPNQVWCSDITYLPMRRGFLYLIAIMDWHTRKVLSWRISNTLEADFCVEALSEAIHKFGPPEIMNTDQGSQFTSFAWTDRLRRSGVHISMDGKGRFLDNIFIERLWRTLKYECVYLHAWETGSETKGAIQKWMTFYNHRRPHSALGGKPPALVYWQRHDINQPDQQVQRVA, encoded by the exons ATGTCGAAACGCAAGCAGCACGCGCCTGAGTTCAAGGCGAAGGTCGCGCTGGAAGCCCTGAAGGGTGAAGAGACGGCGGCCGAGCTGGCGAGCCGGTTCGGAGTGCATCCGACGATGATCCATCAATGGAAGCGCGGCCTGCTCGAAGGCGCGTCCGGCGTGTTCGAGCGTGGGGGCCGAAAGAGACCCGAGATCGACGAGGAGCAGGTGAAGGAGCTCCACGCCAAGATCGGGGAGCTGGCGGTGGCCAACT TCTTTTTTGGAACGAAAGCTGAAGCCCTGGGGCGGGAAGTGAGGCGCGGTATGATCGAGCCTGACCATCCTCAGCTGTCCATCGGTCAGCAGTGCAGGCTGCTGTCGATTGCGCGCTCGTCCTATTACGACGAGCCGAAGGGAGAGACCGCACAGAACCTCGGCCTGATGCGGCAGATCGACGAGCAGTTCCTGGAGACACCGTTCTTCGGTGTCCGCCAGATGACCTGGCACCTGCGCAATGACGGGCATCTCGTGAAAGAGAAGCGAATACGCCGGCTAATGCGCCTCATGGGGCTGATGCCGATTTACCAGAAGCCCAACACGAGCAGGCCGGCGAAAGGACACAAGACCTATCCTTACCTTCTGAAAGGGCTGCACGTGGATCGTCCGAACCAGGTCTGGTGCTCGGACATCACCTACCTGCCCATGCGCCGCGGGTTCCTATACCTCATAGCGATCATGGACTGGCACACGCGCAAGGTTCTATCCTGGCGGATCTCGAACACCCTGGAGGCCGACTTCTGCGTCGAAGCGCTGAGCGAGGCCATCCACAAGTTCGGCCCGCCCGAGATCATGAACACGGATCAGGGCAGTCAGTTCACGTCCTTCGCCTGGACCGACCGGCTCCGCCGATCCGGTGTGCACATCTCGATGGATGGGAAAGGCCGATTCCTCGACAACATCTTCATCGAGCGGCTGTGGCGAACCCTGAAATACGAATGCGTCTACTTGCATGCCTGGGAGACCGGATCAGAGACGAAAGGGGCTATCCAGAAATGGATGACCTTCTACAACCACCGGCGTCCTCACTCAGCCCTCGGCGGCAAGCCACCGGCGCTGGTTTATTGGCAGAGACATGATATCAACCAACCCGATCAGCAGGTGCAAAGAGTAGCTTAA
- a CDS encoding class I SAM-dependent methyltransferase — protein MDKVKAEFDAPDLSPEVFAENVKDCANITQHKGYSPKDFLDWSEPVDLFFDDAVHTNPIFLENLQHWGKLVKSGGIVSGHDFDPNHYDIMTEVSRLAKRWKTELHVLGAVWWIKKP, from the coding sequence ATGGACAAGGTGAAAGCCGAGTTCGACGCACCCGATCTGAGCCCGGAGGTGTTTGCCGAAAACGTCAAGGATTGCGCGAACATAACTCAGCACAAAGGATATTCCCCCAAGGACTTCCTCGACTGGTCTGAGCCCGTGGATTTGTTCTTTGACGACGCCGTTCACACGAATCCGATTTTTCTGGAGAACCTTCAGCACTGGGGGAAACTGGTCAAATCGGGCGGGATCGTCTCAGGACACGATTTCGACCCCAACCATTACGACATAATGACCGAGGTATCGCGGCTCGCAAAACGCTGGAAAACCGAGCTTCACGTCCTTGGCGCGGTGTGGTGGATCAAGAAGCCGTAA
- a CDS encoding glycosyltransferase family 2 protein: MLTCLSERPEIGPDEVLVVGCLRNEMLRLPWLLDHYWQLGVERFLLVDNGSDDGSRVYCLTSAPTGQI, encoded by the coding sequence ATGCTGACTTGTCTGTCCGAGAGGCCTGAGATCGGGCCGGACGAGGTTCTGGTTGTCGGATGCCTGCGGAACGAGATGCTGCGGTTGCCGTGGCTTCTGGACCATTACTGGCAGCTCGGGGTAGAGCGTTTCCTTCTCGTCGATAACGGGTCGGACGACGGCTCTCGCGTGTACTGTCTAACGTCAGCACCTACCGGACAGATTTAG
- a CDS encoding IS110 family transposase, with amino-acid sequence MSKRKTGDHPDLKMVNPAAAAIDIGSTMHMAAVNPSTCDMPVRAFGTFTQDLHALADWFLDCGVTSVAMESTGVYWIPAFEILEVSVFRVFRTSRLFW; translated from the coding sequence ATGTCAAAGCGCAAGACCGGCGACCACCCGGATTTGAAGATGGTCAACCCCGCAGCGGCCGCGATCGATATTGGCTCAACGATGCATATGGCGGCGGTGAACCCGTCCACCTGTGACATGCCGGTGCGCGCTTTCGGCACCTTCACCCAGGACCTGCATGCCTTGGCCGATTGGTTTCTCGATTGCGGTGTCACCAGCGTGGCGATGGAGTCGACCGGCGTCTACTGGATACCGGCGTTCGAGATCCTCGAAGTGTCCGTCTTCAGGGTTTTTCGGACAAGTCGTTTGTTTTGGTAA
- a CDS encoding sulfotransferase family protein: MKFCVVGTGRCGTRLLRSMLNTHPELFMFNETHWLVNLHDAFGTAEVPMEEMLDIVLRTRFVDGARITELDADAFRAEHAGAGAMMPSAFAYAAGRFLAAREGKTTWADKTPDYGYFAATLQLYWPDCKIIHLIRGGANVVRSMAGHPGYKALVALGHQNWCPQSLDYPGFEGDASREQTADLVELWCRRLMRIRNESERLRPGSYIEIRHEDVLASPAATLERVARFTGLRFEADWMLAATGEIDRRKADKLRVDDVLRHFGSKYLGLMRSLGYSTDVPDVS; this comes from the coding sequence ATGAAATTCTGTGTTGTGGGAACGGGGCGCTGCGGAACGCGTCTTTTGCGCAGCATGCTGAACACGCATCCCGAGCTGTTCATGTTCAACGAGACCCACTGGCTGGTCAATCTTCACGATGCATTCGGCACTGCGGAGGTGCCGATGGAGGAGATGCTCGATATCGTGCTGCGGACACGGTTCGTGGACGGGGCGCGGATCACGGAGCTCGACGCGGACGCGTTCCGTGCGGAACACGCCGGGGCCGGGGCGATGATGCCGTCCGCCTTTGCCTATGCGGCGGGCCGGTTCCTTGCTGCACGCGAAGGCAAGACGACCTGGGCGGACAAGACGCCGGATTACGGGTATTTCGCCGCCACGCTTCAGCTTTACTGGCCTGACTGCAAGATCATCCACCTTATCCGGGGTGGGGCCAACGTAGTGCGTTCGATGGCGGGGCATCCTGGGTACAAAGCGTTGGTGGCGCTGGGGCATCAGAACTGGTGCCCGCAGTCGTTAGACTACCCCGGATTCGAAGGTGACGCGTCGCGCGAGCAAACCGCCGATTTGGTCGAGCTTTGGTGCCGCAGACTGATGCGGATCAGGAATGAAAGCGAACGCCTCAGACCGGGCAGCTACATCGAAATCAGGCACGAGGACGTTTTGGCGTCACCGGCCGCGACGCTTGAGCGTGTCGCCCGGTTTACCGGGTTGCGGTTTGAGGCCGATTGGATGCTGGCCGCCACAGGGGAAATCGACCGCCGAAAGGCGGACAAACTACGCGTCGACGATGTCTTGCGCCATTTCGGAAGCAAGTATCTCGGGCTGATGCGCAGCTTGGGATACAGCACGGATGTGCCGGATGTTTCTTGA